The following are from one region of the Halarcobacter sp. genome:
- the hisG gene encoding ATP phosphoribosyltransferase, with protein MLTIALPKGRIAEDTLEKFEKAFDEKFVFEDRKLILEKSGFRFLNVRNQDVPTYVMHGAADLGVVGLDVLEEKEYDLIKLLDLQLGKCKVAFGLVKGEELDFTKSQITVATKHEKIAKRYFEEKAMAVKIIKLYGSIELAPLVNLADCIVDIVETGTTMKQNGLEVGPTIMESSAHLIANKNSYYAKKDLIFNLKDKLEAVL; from the coding sequence ATGCTAACAATTGCATTGCCTAAAGGAAGAATTGCAGAAGATACTTTGGAAAAGTTTGAAAAGGCATTTGATGAAAAGTTTGTTTTTGAAGATAGAAAACTAATTTTAGAAAAGAGTGGATTTAGATTTTTAAATGTAAGAAATCAAGATGTTCCTACATATGTAATGCATGGTGCAGCAGACTTAGGTGTAGTTGGATTGGATGTTTTAGAAGAAAAAGAGTATGACCTTATAAAACTTCTTGATTTACAACTTGGAAAGTGTAAAGTTGCTTTTGGTCTTGTAAAGGGTGAAGAGTTAGATTTTACAAAAAGCCAAATTACAGTTGCAACTAAACATGAAAAAATTGCAAAAAGATATTTTGAAGAGAAAGCTATGGCTGTAAAGATTATCAAGCTATATGGTTCTATTGAATTGGCACCTTTAGTTAATCTTGCTGATTGTATTGTTGATATTGTTGAAACAGGTACAACTATGAAACAAAATGGACTAGAAGTTGGACCAACTATTATGGAAAGTTCAGCACATTTAATTGCTAATAAAAACTCATATTATGCAAAAAAAGATTTAATATTTAATCTAAAAGATAAGTTAGAAGCTGTACTTTAA